In a single window of the Zea mays cultivar B73 chromosome 5, Zm-B73-REFERENCE-NAM-5.0, whole genome shotgun sequence genome:
- the LOC103626931 gene encoding rop guanine nucleotide exchange factor 10 gives MVRFLRRGHSLHKTGSHNSNQQQQLLRERYLDRSGSDTGEMYSNGAGGTPPLANSQAAAAGAARLRQGRDGPLSELDVMKEKFAKLLLGEDMSGTGKGVPSALALSNAVTNLAASVFGEHRKLEPMAPDTKERWKREVGWLLSVTDHIVEFVPTRHTSENGITMEIMSTAQRRDLAMNIPALRKLDAMLLGYMDNFADQTEFWYEKGGDNKRDDDKWWMPTVKVPSEGLSDVTRKWLQYQKECVNQVLKAAMAINAQVLVEMEIPEVYIESLPKKGKTSLGDAIYRSITEDTFDPVEFLAGMDLSTEHKVLDLKNRIEASTVIWKRKMQTNKDSKSSWSSIVSFEKREQFEERAETILHLLKLQFPGTPQSQLDISKIQYNRDVGYALLESYSRVLESLAYSVMSRIEDVLSADAAAQNLTATEAARRVLESADLLAPRKLDAKEELEKLNEAPASMTLFDFMGWHFDQDELMKRREDGTLDADGEAMLLKKAPSVAPKKFSYVDSLSSGGMRSPSARH, from the exons ATGGTGCGCTTCCTCCGGCGCGGACACAGCCTTCACAAGACCGGATCGCACAACagcaaccagcagcagcagctgctgcgAGAGCGCTACCTCGACAGGAGCGGCAGCGACACGGGCGAGATGTATAGCAATGGCGCCGGCGGCACCCCGCCCCTTGCCAACAGCCAGGCGGCAGCGGCCGGGGCGGCGCGGTTGCGCCAGGGCCGCGACGGGCCGCTCTCAG AGCTGGACGTGATGAAGGAGAAGTTCGCCAAGCTCCTGCTGGGCGAGGACATGTCCGGCACCGGCAAGGGCGTGCCGTCCGCGCTCGCGCTGTCCAACGCCGTCACCAACCTCGCGGCGTCCGTCTTTGGCGAGCACCGCAAGCTGGAGCCCATGGCGCCCGACACCAAGGAGCGCTGGAAGAGGGAGGTGGGATGGCTGCTCTCCGTCACCGACCACATCGTCGAGTTCGTGCCCACGCGCCACACCTCGGAGAACGGAATCACGATGGAG ATCATGTCCACGGCGCAGCGGCGCGACCTCGCCATGAACATCCCCGCGCTGCGGAAGCTCGACGCCATGCTCCTC GGCTACATGGACAACTTCGCGGACCAGACCGAGTTCTGGTACGAGAAGGGCGGGGACAAcaagcgcgacgacgacaagtggTGGATGCCGACGGTGAAGGTGCCGTCGGAGGGGCTGTCGGACGTGACCCGCAAGTGGCTGCAGTACCAGAAGGAGTGCGTGAACCAGGTGCTCAAGGCGGCCATGGCCATCAACGCCCAGGTGCTTGTGGAGATGGAGATCCCGGAGGTGTACATTGAGTCGCTGCCAAAG AAAGGGAAGACGAGCCTAGGCGACGCCATCTACCGTAGCATCACCGAGGACACGTTCGACCCGGTGGAGTTCTTGGCCGGGATGGACCTTTCGACGGAGCACAAGGTGCTGGACCTCAAGAACCGCATCGAGGCCTCCACCGTGATCTGGAAGCGCAAGATGCAGACCAACAAGGACTCCAAGTCCTCGTGGAGCTCCATCGTCAGCTTCGAGAAGCGCGAGCAGTTCGAGGAGCGCGCCGAGACCATCCTCCACCTCCTCAAGCTCCAGTTCCCGGGGACGCCGCAGTCGCAGCTCGACATCTCCAAGATCCAGTACAACAGG GACGTCGGGTACGCCCTCCTGGAGAGCTACTCGCGCGTGCTGGAGAGCCTGGCGTACAGCGTCATGTCCCGCATCGAGGACGTGCTGAGCGCGGACGCGGCGGCACAGAACCTGACGGCGACCGAGGCGGCGCGGCGGGTGCTGGAGTCGGCGGACCTGCTCGCGCCGCGGAAGCTGGACGCCAAGGAGGAGCTGGAGAAGCTGAACGAGGCCCCGGCGTCGATGACGCTCTTCGACTTCATGGGCTGGCACTTCGACCAGGACGAGCTGATGAAGCGCAGGGAGGACGGCACGCTGGACGCCGACGGCGAGGCCATGCTCCTCAAGAAGGCGCCCAGCGTGGCGCCCAAGAAGTTCTCCTACGTCGACAGCCTCTCCTCCGGCGGCATGAGGAGCCCCTCTGCGCGCCactga